The sequence GCGTACAGTTTTATACAACCCAACTAGGCAAGTCTGCATTTATGCCTAGACCACACCGCGCAGCTTCAGGCAGTGCGCATTTTACTGTGAgaaaattattgattaacTAACATTGTTTCATGCCGCTCTGCTTCAGGAATCCCCAATGAAGCACGATTCATTGTATTGTAACGTGTGCATGTACAAGCGCTTGTCTGTTGTGTCGAATTTGTAAATGCATGCATAGTGTTGTTGTCGGCTTGGTCGTGGTCACTGGCACCTTGGAGTTACTAGACTTAGAATTTGTCACATGTTATCGGTAGAGGGATGGTGTGGAAGATAAGCTGTGCATGCGTTGTGCGTGTAAAGTGTGTTGTAGTGTATGACCATGCAGATAGCTGGAAGGTTGCAGTTGAGACACGCGAGATGTTTGGACTGCGTCCAAAATGCCAGAACAAGTCGGAAGACTCCGCAATTTCCGCTGGCCTTGGCATGTCGTTGGGTGCATTTCAAAGTCGCCGCGACCCACTCAAGACAGTTGTGATGAGTTTCTGTTTATTAACCGTAGCTAGATTTAGAAATGATAAATACGTAACTCTGCGCTAGGAGTGGCTGCCCGACTGAATGGAGTGTACatgtagtctcacgtagcTCCTTTTGGGCATCCGGACGATGGAAGGACGTAGACATCTCCTCCCCCGTCGTCCATGGATCCGGATGTCACCAAGTCTGCatctctgctgtttcttttTTAGGAGGAAAATGTATtgcatttgtgtatgtatattgGTGTTCTCAGCGTTTATGTAGCTGTTCTTTGCGCAGGCAAATGTTTCTAATTAATCGCCCTAAAGTTTAGGTGCCCTTGATAGTCTGTTTCAGTTGTTGTTGACTTAAGTAATTAACATGTGGATAAACTGTATGGCATGAATTCTCTTATTAATTGCCGAGGGGCTTGGTCCCAGTTCTTTAattgcacaacagaaagggcaTGGTCCCATATGGTTATCTATTGAGCTCTCGGTgtgggtggtggtggtggtggtggtggtggtggtggtggtggtggtggtggtggtggtggtggtggtggtggtggtggtggtggtggtggtggtggtggtggtggtggtggtggtggtggtggtggtggtggtggtggtggtggtggtggtggtggtggtggtggtggtggtggtggtggtggtggtggtggtggtggtggtggtggtggtggtggtggtggtggtggtggtggtgtgtgtgtgtgtgtgtgtgtgtgtgtgtgtgtgtgtgtgtgtgtgtgtttgtgtgtgtaggaacctgaaatttctcctccccacgaccacgtttcattataagacctacttcaaGAATTTGTTTCCATATCCAACTACAGATCAGTCTAAGAatgattcgtgcaagtgaccaaacggcgacgaaaaagtCTCATGAAGTTCCATCGTCCCATCCTTTTgcattgtagctagggattgtgtgtacttgccACCCAAGAAACGCCTTCAGAAGCTGACTGGTAACCAGTATGCCACCTACACTCAACTATTCACGTGTCCCAGtgctacagtatgatcaatccttactacactgtgctgtatcTAACACTCtagatagtcaatgtttgacagaactgagtgcatacttatactgtacatttcaattgtcatGATCACAGTCGCGAAATGACGATTTCAGTAGACAGTCAGAAAACTCTGTTGTGATGTGTTGCTCACCAACACAAGGCGCCACCTACGGGTACGTACAAGTAGTACTGTGATAGTTTTGTGTACAATCTGCAGTCAATGTTTCTCAGTTAAAATGAAATGATGTCTATCTCTTATacacgtatgtatgtacaaggTTGCTGATTAGTATTATTAAAATTCCGCTTTGTTAGTAAATGTATGCCAAGTCTTACCTGCAACCTTTATGTTACTATAACTTCTATCTTTGCTACGGTGAGTTGTAGACGATAGTCGATATATCGTATCATTCTTTAACTAAAGACGTAACACCAATTTCATGCGAGAAGCTGTTCTATGGTACTACAGGAATTGCCACAGCATGGCAGCATTGGCTGGTCGTGTTCGTCAAGTTAGGAAACATTGGTTTGTGGTATATACAGTGCACGTTTGTATTGCTTTCACTTCTGTTATTTTGCACAGTTTAGTTAGTTGAAATAACGTAATAGTGTTGCATAGGTAATTAATGTcatattttgttgtgttttatcATTTTCTGATTTGTGATCTTGTAGGTCTGGTTCTGTAGGGCCATTATTTGCAAGCAGCACTGTTGAATTTGTGAAGAATGTATCTAGTTACTTTGTCAGGTATGCCAGCTGCAGATTATATTAGACTGTTCAGATGAAAACTCCTGCATGAATGTTggcagtttgtgattgactgtttgtttattgtctgtggttgccaCATTATATGACCAAACACAAGTGTTTGTGATTGGACCATTCCTAACAGACACAACTCAATGCTTGAGCCCTCTCTGTGTGTGCTATTCTTATAATCACTGTCCATAACTCAATGCTTATACATGTAGTTTAAATTATGTGTTGACCTTTATTTATTATCACTGTATTAACCATGCTTCTTTGTCTTGCACTAGTTGAGAGTATAGTGctactagactcgtacccagtcctctcgtCGCGTGCACTCCCTTTTGTTCCACTAGCGAGGAGAagcaagtggaacaaaaagcacatgCTAGAACACATGGAGTGCTcacgaggagaggactgggtatgaGTTTATAGTGCTACATGAGTATAGCACTAAGAATTACTAAAATTACATGCAGAGTGATGGGCATTGTAATAAAAAAAACCTAATAGAAGTGATCATGAACTCAAAGAGTAAGATTTTTGACAAACAGCTGATAATGATTTTCAGTGGATATCTCATAGGATCTCCTCTTTATCTgcttttattgttattgtattaAATGTTGTCTCAGGTTATGAGGTTTGAGGTTGCCAAGGACAAACACAATGCATGCTGGCTGTATCATTTTTCTTATTGCTATTATTCTCTTCTAGCCCTCTTCTTGGCATTTCATTCATTACATTTGCAGATGATGGGGAGTTACATCTCAGTTTGACATCAGACAGGTTAGTTACTGTGCATGCTTTGTATGAACTACTGATGTGGTGGGTAAGGCATGCGTATGGCATCCTTTCTTGTGCTTATGTGAAGTTCTTAGATACTCATACTCGTTTTGTAAATTGTGCTTTGTATTTCTTTCTGTGGGACTGGTAAGGCATGTTTACGTCAGAAGAGAGTAGTTATTCAATGGCTTATAGGATTATTGTTACCTGATTGGTAATTGCTACTTACCCTTAGcctggatatccgggcctcgggtaattagTAGGAATCCAGAACTCTCACTGCCTCTCATACTGTGTATTGATCACTATTCTAACATTTGACCAATGATCAAAGCAGCTGCCTTGTAAACATGCACAGTTGAACATGCACAGTAAAACAcgtacacgcacgcacacacacacacacacacacacacacacacacacacacacacacaccgcaaaCCACAAGCAGACATCAGGAGCTGTCAATTTCTTGGTCACACACCCCAGCCGTATAGCCGGGCACCCGTGCACTACTGAGGAGAAACtttgggcctgcgctagcaattCTCCTGAGCCGGGCCAtgtactcacaggagcaccggcatgtgaagccaactgtggcgtgaacacccgaagtctcacttGGGCCCCAGCGGCTGATGTCACATCTCAACCGATGGCTGCTTAAGGCCCCAGTCAAAGACTGGGCacttatttatactcctgagtgagagaagcaattgtgtgtaggTTTCTTGCTTACGGAAactatgccatagctcaccattactgtgacttgaacttgcaaccgtgcaaggtcccggatgtactcaCTCTCTAgaatgactctctaaccaattgagctgcaacacacacgtgcacacacacacacacacacacacacacacacacacacacacacacacacacacaacgtacAACCTGTGTTTGAGATGCCAAAATTTGTTATTTTGCTTATAGGATCGCTGTGGATGGGGCATTGGCTAACCTAAGCAAAATTGAAGGATCTGGAGGAACTTTCATGGCCACAGGACTGGAAAAAGTATGATGCAATGTTGTGCCCAATTACTGAATTTTTAGATAGTTTTGTCTTGTAGGCTGTTCAACAGATTCAGAAGAAGCGTGAGCATTAAGAGTATTTGTGATGTTGTATCTTGTTTTTTATGATTTCGTATGTAGGTGATAGGACTGTTACTGTCATTTTGGTTttgacagatggacaagaTAGTGACATTAATGAGGCTATTGTTCAGGTTGGTACACACTGAAAACCACTAGTCATCAATTAAGAAGTGGAACCATTAATCTTACATTATCTGAGAATGTATTTTATGGTGCAGCGTTtacttctttgtttctttggttTGAATACATGTAAACGCACAATAGGTTTCAAGGTAGAGGTAATGACTTAGGTGTGCAAGTAGGTGGAACACAAACAGTCAGTTTAAACATGACACTACAGATACTGTTTGGTGAGTTTGCAGTAGACAAATAGAGTGGCAGTAGACAAATTGATTGTCCCTTGATTGAACTAATACGATAATTTCATTCACCTTATTGCAAGCAATATTTGAAGTAACTATCGACCTACAAACTTTGATACTAGTAgtgatttattgatattattgCATGGTAAATTAATTGGAGTTTGTATGTACTATAGCATGAAATGTGTGTTGTTGGGTAGGCTAACAAGGCTAGGCGACTTGGGGCTGTTTTGTATGCTGTGGGAGTGGCAGATTTCAGTCATGAGCAAGTAACAAGCAGTCAGTGCAAATTAGTAGTCTTATTTGCTATGCAGTCTCTGATTTGTGCAACAGCTGGAGCTAGTGGCCGACCAGCCAGTCAAAGATCATGTGTTTGAAGCAAGTCGTTTTGATGATCTTCCTACACTTGTTGACGGTGtaagtatgcatgtgtgtgtcctcTTAGTTGTTATGATTTGGTTTCATATTCTGTGTTGCCTATAGATAGTCAATAAAACATGCATTGAAATCTTATCTGCTACGCCCACCGAGTTGTGCAGTGAAGGTAAGGATTTGAATTTGTGGTTTTGTTGATCATTTTcttttattgtaattgtaacAAGGAAACTGTTGTTATAGTGACAGTAAAACTACGTAAATTTTACTATTATTAGTTGTTTGTATATAGTCACTTTGTTGTAACATGCCAGAGAGCACATGCAACCCTATGCCTTCATGCATCAGCATTATTTGTGTGCTACTCAACTGCAGCTAAGTAGGATGCATCTTTTAATACATTAGAAGTTCTGATACATTAGAAGTTCTGAAACAAACAGGTGACAACATGTTACACTTTGACTTGTACATGCAATGCTTGATCAATTGAATTTGATAGCAACCATAAACGTTATGACTTTTTCAAAAAGTTAAGACAGTTGCTCTACGCAATCATCTGTTTGCAGAACTAATTTATTGGTCAAATTGTAACTAAGTTCACTACCTTGATAATGAATAGTGTACTGTGGTAATCAGTAATCAGTCTTTGTGTGGAGCAGCTAGCTAAAAGTTCATAGCATTTAACATCAAGGTTACTTAGGTATATGACTAGTATTTGGCAGTATAGCTTATTAGTATGTGTTAGGATGTCTTGCAGATTGTTCAGTGATTCACACTGAAGCAACTGTGTTTTAGGAAATCATTCGATTGTTATAAATGGGAATGGATTCACTAGGGGACGGACAGCAAGTGACATTTTGTGCAACTTTCATGTGAATGCCACATTGAACTATGGTATGTTTAATTGTGTGCTGGTGCATGTAATTTATTGGTGCTAAGTTTCTTATGATTGATCCAGTCACCATTCCAAAACATCCGGTTCAAGATGCCCGTGTGGTGTGCAACTCACCTACTATACCTAGAAATGAGAGGTTAGTTTGTCATTAGTGAAATATATAGGTTACACAATTTTATTGGTATCGCCTGTAAACTAATTTTTATGAGTTATGTAATGTTATCCAGACTTTGTGGTTCATCTGCTAGAAAGGCACATACTATATTTCTTCGATTAGGAACCCTGAGTTACTATTTTCTCAATCACTCTAGACCCTGGGCTACTATTTGGATTTTtgatcgaagaaatacggtaggTAGTTAAAGCAACTGTACATGTGGTGTATTAGTTGAGTTCTCTCACACCTTCATAGTTTACATAACCAATAGATTAGTCGAACTGGATGAGCTACTGTGAGAGTATGAGTGTTAGAAGCAGCAAGTAATAAATTCAAAAACTTAAATCGATGGACATACTTGCAGTTGTTGACCCCAGATCGCTCTGATGTCTGTTTTGAAAGTTTGTACTATGAAAATCGGTGGTGTATGTAGATCTGACAAAGTATGgttaaaaattgtggacatgAAACTTTTTCCGGTACTGGCATTTGGTTCTCATCTTTGGGATTATGATAGATCTGATGTATCATACATGGTTAATCAAGCATTTTGAAAGAGCGTCAGACGTGGGCTTGGGAAGAGGAAATATGAATCCATTCATGATAGGCTGAAGGATGGTTTCAAAGAAGCTATGACAAGAGCTAAGGACTGAGGCCTAAATATTTACGTAGAGCAGGACAGTCGGTTAATTATCTGGTGAGAGGTCTATTTATATTAGCTGTAGATAAAAAGTTGCATGTAGGAATGATGTagatatattgtagtttgtgctgtctgttgtagcttgtatattttgtagtctgttagctgtacgtcttatgtcttagttgtttttatgtttgccccaagagGGAACTGTAGCTttttaggtgcgacagaaatatatcatatcatatcgtATCAAAATGTTTTGTGGGAAGTTTAGTTTAATTAGTAACTTCTGTTATTCACGAGTCAAGCGGTGGCAGGGTCAGGAATACTAGCATAGAGAGGTCAATGGAGGGAtaactaaattttttagtaAACATGATGGTGTCTACAGATATCGGTAGCAGAACCAACACATTCTCTAACCTACATATGAAACTACTCCAGGCTGTGTTTTAGgggttgttgttgtcattacTTTTGTGTTTAGAGGGATTATTCTGCAGATTTCTGTCAACAATGGCAATTCTTATGTGTCCAGCAATGTTACTCTTGATGTTGTTTCATGTGAAAGTTCGGTAGGATACTTTTATATTCACCTTGATCATGAAGCTCCCAACTTTTACTGGTATTTAGTCACCTAATGCAGCATTGATTATTGCTCTAATTGCCATCGCTCTTATTCTGCTGTTGCTTCTCCTCTGGTGGTTTTGGCCACTCTGTGTAAGTAGTGAATCAAATgtgaaaacagaaaacaatagACTCGCTTTggacagtatgtgtgtgtgtgcaggttgGAGGAGTCGAGTCTGAGCCAGATGTGGAGGTTAGGGAACATCTTTAAAACATTTAGTAAAAAATTTTACTGCATATTTGTATCAATGTTTTTCAGTGGTATGCTATGTTGCAATCATCCAGATTGTA is a genomic window of Corticium candelabrum chromosome 11, ooCorCand1.1, whole genome shotgun sequence containing:
- the LOC134186684 gene encoding anthrax toxin receptor 2-like isoform X1: MTMQIAGRLQLRHARCLDCVQNARTSRKTPQFPLALACRWVHFKVAATHSRQSGCPTEWSVHVVSRSSFWASGRWKDVDISSPVVHGSGCHQVCISAVSFLGGKWPLFASSTVEFVKNVSSYFVSPLLGISFITFADDGELHLSLTSDRIAVDGALANLSKIEGSGGTFMATGLEKAVQQIQKKRDRTVTVILVLTDGQDSDINEAIVQANKARRLGAVLYAVGVADFSHEQLELVADQPVKDHVFEASRFDDLPTLVDGIVNKTCIEILSATPTELCSEGNHSIVINGNGFTRGRTASDILCNFHVNATLNYVTIPKHPVQDARVVCNSPTIPRNERGIILQISVNNGNSYVSSNVTLDVVSCESSSPNAALIIALIAIALILLLLLLWWFWPLCVGGVESEPDVEEVEKQPPRNVSASYYGGRGAGGISAMRVDWGDRGSTKEGSKLTPAKDAKITEPPPRPPAKEPGCGDRIKSAFAGCWAAVVAKYVYVASFRPVRRRSYRPNARKQSTASNKSLVSSKENGSTSNPPVTPTQKSAPTASQNKSVRSPSRSTTGSTSKAPPPPRPKPPAQRTSSSS
- the LOC134186684 gene encoding anthrax toxin receptor 1-like isoform X4; translation: MCCSPTQGATYGSGSVGPLFASSTVEFVKNVSSYFVSPLLGISFITFADDGELHLSLTSDRIAVDGALANLSKIEGSGGTFMATGLEKAVQQIQKKRDRTVTVILVLTDGQDSDINEAIVQANKARRLGAVLYAVGVADFSHEQLELVADQPVKDHVFEASRFDDLPTLVDGIVNKTCIEILSATPTELCSEGNHSIVINGNGFTRGRTASDILCNFHVNATLNYVTIPKHPVQDARVVCNSPTIPRNERGIILQISVNNGNSYVSSNVTLDVVSCESSSPNAALIIALIAIALILLLLLLWWFWPLCVGGVESEPDVEEVEKQPPRNVSASYYGGRGAGGISAMRVDWGDRGSTKEGSKLTPAKDAKITEPPPRPPAKEPGCGDRIKSAFAGCWAAVVAKYVYVASFRPVRRRSYRPNARKQSTASNKSLVSSKENGSTSNPPVTPTQKSAPTASQNKSVRSPSRSTTGSTSKAPPPPRPKPPAQRTSSSS
- the LOC134186684 gene encoding anthrax toxin receptor 1-like isoform X3; protein product: MREAVLWYYRNCHSMAALAGRVRQVRKHWSGSVGPLFASSTVEFVKNVSSYFVSPLLGISFITFADDGELHLSLTSDRIAVDGALANLSKIEGSGGTFMATGLEKAVQQIQKKRDRTVTVILVLTDGQDSDINEAIVQANKARRLGAVLYAVGVADFSHEQLELVADQPVKDHVFEASRFDDLPTLVDGIVNKTCIEILSATPTELCSEGNHSIVINGNGFTRGRTASDILCNFHVNATLNYVTIPKHPVQDARVVCNSPTIPRNERGIILQISVNNGNSYVSSNVTLDVVSCESSSPNAALIIALIAIALILLLLLLWWFWPLCVGGVESEPDVEEVEKQPPRNVSASYYGGRGAGGISAMRVDWGDRGSTKEGSKLTPAKDAKITEPPPRPPAKEPGCGDRIKSAFAGCWAAVVAKYVYVASFRPVRRRSYRPNARKQSTASNKSLVSSKENGSTSNPPVTPTQKSAPTASQNKSVRSPSRSTTGSTSKAPPPPRPKPPAQRTSSSS
- the LOC134186684 gene encoding anthrax toxin receptor 1-like isoform X2, which codes for MRVMYVSCLLTLLAVFSSLHQATATDLKPCRGAFDLVFVLDKSGSVGPLFASSTVEFVKNVSSYFVSPLLGISFITFADDGELHLSLTSDRIAVDGALANLSKIEGSGGTFMATGLEKAVQQIQKKRDRTVTVILVLTDGQDSDINEAIVQANKARRLGAVLYAVGVADFSHEQLELVADQPVKDHVFEASRFDDLPTLVDGIVNKTCIEILSATPTELCSEGNHSIVINGNGFTRGRTASDILCNFHVNATLNYVTIPKHPVQDARVVCNSPTIPRNERGIILQISVNNGNSYVSSNVTLDVVSCESSSPNAALIIALIAIALILLLLLLWWFWPLCVGGVESEPDVEEVEKQPPRNVSASYYGGRGAGGISAMRVDWGDRGSTKEGSKLTPAKDAKITEPPPRPPAKEPGCGDRIKSAFAGCWAAVVAKYVYVASFRPVRRRSYRPNARKQSTASNKSLVSSKENGSTSNPPVTPTQKSAPTASQNKSVRSPSRSTTGSTSKAPPPPRPKPPAQRTSSSS